Proteins from one Panicum virgatum strain AP13 chromosome 7K, P.virgatum_v5, whole genome shotgun sequence genomic window:
- the LOC120642252 gene encoding ubiquitin carboxyl-terminal hydrolase 4-like, whose translation MVMGASGSKLEKALGDQFPEGERYFGLENFGNTCYCNSVLQALYFCIPFREQLLEYYANNKNPGDAEENLLTCLADLFMQISQAKKKTGVIAPKRFVQRVKKQNELFRSYMHQDAHEFLNFLLNELVDILEKESSAAKDSPQSSPEKAPNGPVQHLANGVKKEPPVTLVHKNFQGILTNETRCLRCETVTARDETFLDLSVDIEQNSSITSCLKNFCSTETLNAEDKFFCDKCCSLQEAQKRMKIKKAPHILVIHLKRFKYIEQLGRYKKLSYRVVFPMELKLSNTSDDVDTEYSLFAVVVHVGSGPNHGHYVSLVKSHNHWLFFDDENVEMVEEQTLQTFFGSSHEYSGNTDHGYILFYEGLGGKS comes from the exons ATGGTCATGGGAGCCAGCGGCTCCAAGCTGGAGAAGGCCCTCGGCGACCAGTTCCCGGAAGGCGAGCGCTACTTCGGCCTCGAGAACTTCGGCAACACCTGCTACTGCAACAGTGTCCTCCAG gcactttATTTTTGCATTCCATTCAGGGAGCAGTTACTGGAATATTATGCAAATAACAAAAATCCAGGAGACGCAGAGGAAAATCTTTTGACTTGTTTGGCTGACCTTTTTATGCAG ATAAGCCAAGCAAAGAAAAAAACTGGTGTTATTGCTCCAAAACGTTTTGTTCAGAGAGTGAAGAAACAGAATGAGTTGTTTCGTAGCTACATGCACCAG GACGCACATGAGTTCTTAAATTTCCTATTGAATGAACTTGTTGATATTCTGGAAAAGGAGTCTAGTGCTGCAAAGGACTCCCCCCAATCATCTCCTGAAAAAGCTCCAAATGGTCCAGTTCAACATTTAGCCAATGGAGTTAAAAAGGAGCCACCAGTTACCCTGGTCCATAAGAATTTTCAG GGCATACTGACGAACGAGACAAGATGCTTAAGATGCGAAACAGTAACTGCAAGAGATGAAACATTTCTTGATCTCAGTGTTGACATTGAACAAAATAGTTCTATCACAAGCTGCCTGAAAAACTTCTGCTCTACAGAGACTCTAAATGCAGAAGACAAATTCTTCTGTGACAAATGCTGCAG TTTGCAAGAAGCACAGAAGAGAATGAAGATCAAGAAGGCTCCCCACATATTGGTGATCCACCTAAAGCGTTTCAAGTACATTGAGCAACTTGGCCGGTATAAGAAGCTTTCATACCGGGTAGTATTCCCCATGGAGCTGAAGCTCAGTAATACATCTGATGACGTAGACACCGAGTACTCCCTCTTCGCTGTCGTGGTCCATGTCGGAAGTGGTCCCAACCATGGGCATTATGTGAGCCTCGTCAAAAGCCACAACCACTGGTTGTTCTTTGATGACGAAAACGTGGAGATGGTTGAGGAGCAGACCCTGCAAACGTTCTTCGGTTCCTCACATGAATACTCAGGCAACACAGACCATGGGTACATCTTGTTTTACGAGGGCCTTGGTGGGAAGAGTTAG
- the LOC120642255 gene encoding synaptonemal complex protein ZEP1-like, with product MQKLTGLRSLEGFRSLVGSTSTAMKAANPKPSSDAGGNSYGSFANLKITAEKLVKEQASVKTDLEMAHTKLRRATEQINLLEGKLQQAVNENAKLKVKQNEDSKLWQGLDSKISSTKTLCDQLTETLQQLASQTEQAEEDKKFFEEMLGKNSKSLDEFNCLLHDLSTKLECAEQKIIAGKQEMLQIKQEKEEMDRIHKEQLYSNDTTIKEKDSLIKQLEGSVDENKSHLICLDSRLQCMEQELKQKDGVCISLKENLASSESEKNNLELRNQGCILEIEKLCKDNKDLNELLSGFMAKVTELDKEHASMSSHVSRLLCSFERFYEMAQEEKMLVARSSKDKFEHLQKQYVDLSSENNALKIEIEELKSRIIELQKTQEIVMVQHVEECQVAEDKIRRLESEAETSASNISRLETLASELQGRVQKLLEDSTLAENHKQELLEKILKLESDNQELQGQLQSVMEEKSNNAESLQGEISKRDQQVDTLENQINQLRCVLNEKEQLYTCSVEREKTLEDQKLQVEASLAATECQLNEAKKQYDLMLEGKQIELSKHLKELSLKNDQAINEIRKKYELEKIEITNAEKEKAEKLIREMENKCNEKLSENKQDSERYLMCLKEEHGAMVARIQQDNEHKESTLQAYHKEELQRIQSQAENELRERLSLLRKEHELQIKSLRMQHEEECQRMQEELELQKSKEEKQRALLQLQWKVMGENQVDQEVNSKKEYSVSSMKRRDPYGRKEHDLQLGSPETKRKDVNISGILQSPISNMLRKVEKGSQDIPKHRKVTHHEYEVETANGRITKRRKTRSTVMISEQNTQKSLHNTADKDVTKIRKVPTGSHAHPANIGELFSEGSLNPYADDPYAFG from the exons ATGCAGAAGCTCACGGGGCTTAGGAGCCTCGAGGGGTTCCGATCCCTCGTTGGGTCCACCTCGACGGCCATGAAGGCCGCGAACCCCAAGCCCTCCTCGGATGCTGGAGGCAATTCGTACGGGAGCTTCGCCAACCTTAAGATCACAGCAG AGAAATTGGTCAAGGAGCAGGCTTCAGTGAAGACTGATCTGGAAATGGCG CATACCAAACTGAGAAGAGCAACAGAACAGATAAACCTTTTAGAGGGAAAACTTCAACAAGCTGTGAATGAAAATGCAAAGCTTAAGGTGAAGCAGAATGAAGATTCGAAGCTCTGGCAGGGTTTAGATTCAAAAATCTCCTCAACAAAGACCTTGTGTGATCAATTGACTGAAACCCTGCAGCAGCTAGCTAGTCAGACAGAACAAG CTGAGGAAGATAAGAAGTTTTTCGAGGAGATGCTCGGGAAGAACTCCAAATCTCTGGATGAATTCAACTGCCTGTTGCATGATTTATCAACAAAATTGGAGTGTGCAGAACAAAAAATCATTGCAG GGAAACAGGAGATGTTGCAGatcaaacaagaaaaagaagaaatggaTCGAATTCACAAGGAACAACTGTATTCAAATGATACTACAATTAAGGAAAAAG ATTCCCTCATCAAGCAGTTGGAGGGTTCAGTTGATGAAAATAAATCCCACTTGATATGTCTCGACTCCCGCTTGCAATGCATGGAGCAAGAGCTGAAGCAAAAAGATGGTGTTTGCATCAGCCTGAAAGAAAACCTAGCAAGCAGTGAAAGTGAAAAGAACAACTTGGAGCTTAGGAATCAGGGCTGTATTCTTGAAATTGAAAAACTATGCAAGGACAACAAGGATCTTAACGAATTGCTTAGTGGCTTCATGGCTAAAGTAACTGAGCTAGATAAAGAGCATGCCTCTATGTCAAGTCATGTGTCTAGGCTGCTTTGTTCATTTGAAAGGTTCTATGAAATGGCCCAAGAGGAGAAAATGCTAGTAGCAAGATCTTCTAAGGACAAATTTGAACATCTCCAAAAGCAATATGTAGATTTGTCATCAGAGAACAATGCTCTCAAGATTGAAATCGAAGAACTGAAGTCCAGAATCATAGAATTGCAGAAAACTCAAGAAATTGTTATGGTTCAACATGTTGAAGAATGCCAAGTGGCTGAAGATAAAATCAGAAGATTAGAGTCTGAAGCTGAAACTTCTGCCTCCAACATCAGTCGGTTAGAAACGTTAGCTTCTGAACTTCAGGGTAGAGTTCAAAAGTTACTGGAAGATTCTACCCTTGCTGAAAATCACAAG CAAGAGTTGCTTGAAAAGATTTTGAAGCTAGAATCAGATAATCAGGAGCTTCAAGGCCAACTGCAGTCAGTTATGGAAGAGAAATCTAACAATGCTGAATCTCTCCAAGGAGAGATATCTAAGCGTGACCAGCAGGTTGACACACTTGAGAATCAGATCAACCAGCTCCGCTGTGTTCTGAATGAGAAGGAGCAACTTTATACTTGTTCTGTAGAGAGAGAGAAGACTTTGGAGGACCAGAAATTACAG GTCGAAGCATCACTTGCTGCAACAGAATGCCAACTTAATGAGGCAAAAAAACAGTATGATCTCATGCTTGAAGGTAAACAGATAGAGCTATCCAAGCACTTGAAAGAGCTATCTCTCAAAAATGACCAG GCAATAAATGAAATTCGTAAGAAGTACGAACTTGAAAAGATAGAAATCACTAATGCTGAAAAAGAAAAG GCAGAGAAGCTCATAAGGGAAATGGAAAACAAATGTAATGAAAAGCTATCAGAGAACAAGCAAGATTCCGAGAGGTATTTGATGTGTCTTAAGGAGGAACACGGCGCAATG GTGGCAAGAATTCAGCAGGATAATGAGCATAAAGAGTCAACTCTCCAGGCTTATCACAAAGAAGAACTGCAGCGCATTCAGTCTCAGGCTGAGAATGAACTGAGGGAG AGGCTGTCATTGCTCAGAAAAGAGCATGAACTTCAAATAAAATCACTAAGGATGCAGCATGAGGAAGAATGCCAGAGGATGCAGGAAGAACTGGAGCTTCAGAAATCAAAG gaggagaaGCAAAGGGCATTACTACAGTTACAGTGGAAAGTAATGGGAGAAAATCAAGTCGACCAAGAAGTGAACTCTAAGAAG GAATACTCTGTTTCGTCGATGAAGAGGAGAGATCCATATGGAAGAAAAGAACATGATCTCCAGTTGGGAAGTCCTGAGACCAAACGGAAG GATGTAAACATATCTGGGATTCTACAATCACCAATTTCAAACATGTTGAGAAAGGTAGAGAAAGGGTCTCAAGATATTCCTAAACACAGAAAG GTAACACACCATGAATATGAAGTTGAAACAGCAAATGGAAGAATCACAAAGCGCAGAAAAACTAGGAGCACCGTCATGATTAGT GAACAGAACACTCAGAAGTCATTGCATAATACTGCTGACAAGGATGTTACAAAAATACGAAAG GTTCCCACAGGATCCCACGCTCATCCTGCAAACATTGGTGAATTATTCTCTGAAGGATCCTTGAATCCATATGCTGACGACCCATATGCGTTTGGCTAG